TCGCTCGTCCGACGCGGTGTCGAGCGGGAGGTGGTCGCAGACCTGGAAGAGGTCGACGCCGTCGTGGGAGGCCGCGTCGCGCATCGCGTCGTCGAGCGACATCGGGTCCGGGACGCGGTCGGACATGCGCCAGGAGTAGGCGTAGGTGGAGAGACCGAGCAGGGACGTCATGCGCGCACCACCTGCTCCTGCAGGGTCAGTGCCTCGTCGAGGATGGTGGCGATCGCGGCCGGGTCGTGCGCGAAGCGTCCGAGGAACAGCCCGCCGATCCGCCCCTGCCCACGGGTGAGCAGCCCCGGTCCGGCACTGCCGCCGTAGATCACCGTGCTGCCGGTGAGTTCCGGCCGCGACGCGAGGTGCGCCTCGAGCCCGGCGAGCACGTCCACGATGTGGTCGTCCGGCGCGGGCGCCGGCGCACCGATCGCCCACACGGGCTCGTACGCGACGATCAGCGGCCCGGCGAGACCGTCCGCGGTCGCGGTGGCGAGCGAGCGGTCCAGTTGCGCGGTCACCTCGTCGATCGCGTCCGCACTGGAGGCACGGTGCGGCTCCCCGACGCAGACCAGCGGCCGCAGGTGGTTGCGGTACGCCGCGTGCACCTTCCCCGCGACGTCCTCGTCGGTCTCGTGGAACAGGCTCCGCCGTTCGGCGTGGCCGATCTCGACGAGGTCGACGCCGATCTCACGGAGCTCGGCGCCCGAGACCTCTCCCGTGAACGCCCCCTCGTCGGCCCACGCCAGGTCCTGCGCCCCGAGCAGCACCGGAGCATCGCCGATGACCTCGCGCACGGGCACGAGCGCCGGGAACGTCGGGACCACGAACAGCTCGACCGCACCCGACCGGACCGCGGGGTGGGTGCGCGCGGTCTCCACGACCGCGGCCGTCCACTCCAGGGTCCGGGCGTGCGAGAAGTACGTCTTCAGCGACACCCCGACGAGCGTCACGGTGCGTCGGTCCCGACCGGCGCCGAGCCGTCGTAGGCGCAGATGGCCTGGACCTTCTCGGCGCTCGCGCTGGACGGGTCGAAGGTGTAGCCGAGCCACTCCTTCGCCATCCGTCGCGCGACCTCGACACCGACGACCCGCTGGCCCATGCAGAGGACCTGGGCGTCGTTCGACAGGATCGAGCGCTCGACGCTGAAGGAGTCGTGCGCCGTGACCGCACGGATGCCCGGGACCTTGTTCGCGCTGATCGCGACGCCGAGCCCGGTGCCGCAGACCAGGATCGCCCGGTCGGCCTCGCCGTTCGCGACCATGCGTGCGGCGTCGACGGCGACGTGCGGGTAGGCGGTGTGCCCGTCCGCGTCCACACCGACGTCGACCACGGAGGCGACGCGCGGGTCGGCCTCGAGGTCGCGCTTGATCGTCTCCTTGTACTCGAAGCCGGCGTCGTCGGAGCCGACGACGAGACGGAACTGCTGCGCGGGCTGCTCGGTGTCAGGCATGCTGCTCTTCCTTCTGCGGGGTGAGGGTCGCGAGGACCGCTGCGGTGATGAGGGCGAACGAGATCGCGCCGGCGTCCGGCGTACCGACCGCGTCCTCGCCGTGCGTGCGGGCGCGGCCCTTGCGCGGGAGGAGGTCGGCGGTCGCGCTGGCGGCCGCGCTGGCCGCTGCCGAGGCGGCCGACCAGGCGGTGACGAGGTCGTCCCCCGCCCGGACCCGCGCGGACAGCACGTCGTCGAACGGTACGAGGGCGTCGACCATCGTCTTGTCGCCGACGACGGCGCCGAAGGCCAGGACCGCCTCCGCGGCGGCGTGCACTGCGTCCGCGACGGTGGCGGCGGACGGACGCGACTCGTCCCCGACCACGCGACCCAGTGCCTCCAGGGCGGCTCCCCAGATCGCACCGGACGTGCCGCCGGCCTTGTCGGACCAGGCGTCCCCGGCGATCGCGAGGAGGCCACCGGCTCCGGCGCCGCGCTCGACGGCGCCGCGCGCCGCGGCAGCCGCTGCGGTGGAGCCGCGCTGCATCCCGATGCCGTGGTCGCCGTCGCCCGCGACGGCGTCGATGCGCCCGAGTTCGTCGACGTGGTCGTCGACGGTCGCACGGACCGCGTCGATCGCGCGGGCCACGACCGCCGCCGAGCGACGGGACGCCTCGGAGCCGACGGTGACCGGGGCCAGGGTGCCGGCGACGAGTTCCTGCTCGGACACCGGCTCGGCCGGCACGGCTCCGCCCTTCCGGTACGCGGGGCTGTCGGCGGGCGCTGCCCAGAGGTGCTCGAGTTCGTCGTCGAGCCAGAGGAGCGTCAACGAGACGCCGGCCATGTCGAAGCTCGTGACGAGTTCGCCGACCTCGGGCTCGACGACGACCGCTCCGGCCGCCTCGAGCAGACGGACGACGCTGCCGAAGACGACGAACAGCTCCTCGTACTTGACGCTGCCGAGGCCGTTGAGGATCGGCACGACCCGGGCACCGTCCGGCACGACGCCGGTCGGGAGCTCGGTGAGCAGGCGGTCGACGAGCAACTCCGCGAGACCGGCCGCGCTCGGGACGTCCGCCTCCGCGATGCCCCGCTCGCCGTGGATGCCCATGCCGATCGCCATGCGCCCCTCCGGGACCGTGAAGAGCGGTTCGTCGGCGCCCGGGAGCGAGCAGCCGGAGAAGGCGACACCGAAGCTCCGCGTCCGGTCGTTCGCGCGCTCGGCGAGGGTGGCGACGGCGTCGAGGTCGTCCCCGCGCTCGGCCGCGGCGCCGGCGACCTTGAACACGCAGAGGTCCCCGGCGATCCCGCGACGCTCGTGCGCCCGGTCCGCCGGTGCACTGGCGACGTCGTCGGTCACCCGGACCGTGCGGACGGGGATGCCCCGCGCCTCGAGGGTCCGGGCGGCGGCGTCGAAGTTCAGCACGTCGCCGGCGTAGTTGCCGTAGGAGAGGAGGACTCCCCCGCCGTGGTCGACGGCGGCCGCCACCGCGGTGACCTGCTGGGCACTCGGGCTGGCGAAGAGGTTCCCCATCGCCGCGCCCGCCGCGAGGCCGTGCCCCACGAGGCCGCCGAACGCCGGGTAGTGACCGGAGCCACCGCCGACGACGAGGGCGACGGTGCCGTCGGGGCTCGTGGTGGCGCGGGCGACCCCGCCGTGCACCTTCCGGACCCGCGCCCGGTTCGCGGCGACGAACCCGTCCACCATCTCGTCGGCGAAGTCCGCCGGGTCGTTGTACAGCCGGGTCATGCGCGGGTCTCCGCCCGCTCGGACTCGACCGTGCGGATGCTGCCGGTCAGCTCGCCCTTGCTGCGGCGGGCGAGCACGACCATGAGCACGCTCGACAGCAGCATGAAGAACCCGACCACGAACATCGGGAGCTGGTAGCCGCCCGTGGCGTCCTTGAGCGCACCCGTGATGTACGGCGCGGCGAACCCGCCGAGGTTGCCGAGCGTGTTGATGAGCGCGACACCCGCCGCGGCCGCCGCACCGGAGAGGAACCGGGTCGGCATGGTCCAGAAGTTCGGGAGGGCGGCGAAGATCGCGCAGGCGGTGACCGCGATGACGGCGACGGTGGCCGCCGGCGAGTTCATGTAGAGCGCGACGGGGATCGACAGGCCGCCGACGAGGGCCGGGACCGCGATGTGCCAGACCTGCACGCCGCGGCGGAACGCGTCACGGGACCAGAAGTAGAGGACCACCGCGGCGGGGAGGTACGGGATGGCCGTGATGAGGCCCTTCTGGAACAGGTCGAACGTGGTGCCGAACTGCTGCTGGAAGCCGTCGATGATCGTGGGGAGGAAGAAGCTCAGCGCGTAGAGGCCGTAGATGAAGCCGAAGTAGACGCCGGCGAGCATCCAGACCCGGCCGGACCCGAAGGCTGCCTTGAGACCGCCCTTCGCGCCGTGCCCGTCCTGCTTGTCCTTGTTCTCCGCTGCGAGCGCGCCCTCGAGCCAGGTCTTCTCGTCCTCGTCGAGCCACTTCGCCTGGGACGGCTTGTCCTTGAGCACGACGAGGCAGAGGAGGCCGACGATGATCGCGGGGATGGAGACGCAGAGGAACATGAAGCGCCAGCCCTCGAGGCCGCCGAGCAGTCCCTCGTGGGTCATCAGCCAGCCGGCGAGCGGCGACCCGATGACACTGGTGAGCGGCTGCGCCAGGTAGAACAGCGCGAGCATCTTGCCGCGGTGACGTGCGGGGACCCAGGTCGAGAGGAACAGGATCGCGCCCGGGAAGAACCCCGCTTCGGCGACACCGAGCAGGAAGCGGAGGCCGACGAGCTGCGGGTAGTTCTGCACCCACGTGAAGAGCAGCGAGACGATGCCCCACGTGATCATGATGCGGGCGAGCCACACGCGGGCGCCGAACTTGTGGAGCGCCAGGTTCGACGGGACCTCGAGCACGAGGTAGCCGATGAAGAAGACCCCGGACGCGAACCCGAACTGCGCCGCCGTCAGACCGAGGTCGGCCTCGAGACCGTTCGGGGCGGCGAACGAGATCGCGGTGCGGTCGAGGAAGTTGATGAAGAACATCAGCGCCACGAAGGGCACGATGCGTGTCGCGATCTTGCGGATGGCCGATCGTTCGACCGCCGAGGTCGGGATGCCTCGGGTCGCGGGGATGTCCACGGTGACTCCTGCTCTGGGGGGATGGTTCGGACGCTCCTGCGCGCCGGGTCCTGCGGGCGCCGCTGTGCGCCGGGGTCCAGTGTGGGCGCTCACCCGCAACTTGTCAACCGGTTGACCATGCTACGCGGTCGGAGGGTCGACAGAGCACGCGGACAGCCACCGCGACCCCCGGCCCGGCGCGGGCGAGCGGGAACCGGTTGACCGACCGGTACGCTCGCCCCATGCCCGCGTTCAGTGAGAACGACCCGCTCAACATCCGCCTCGAACTCGAGTCGGTGCCGGCCGGGTCCCCCGCCTCCGAGGTCGCGCGGCAGCTCGTGTCCCTGCTGACCGCGGGTGACCTGGCGCCCGGCTCCCGGCTGCCGTCCGAGCGGGTGCTCTCCGAGCGCCTCGGTGTCGGCCGGTCCGCCGTGCGGGAAGCCCTCGCGGCGCTGGAGATCCTCGGCATCGTGCAGATCCGACCGGGATCGGGCACCTACCTGCGTGGCGGCACCTCGGACCTGCTGCCCACGACGCTCTCGTGGGGGCTCATGCTCGCCTCGAACCGGACACGGGAACTGCTCGAGGTGCGGTCCTCGCTCGAGCGGACGGCGGCGATCCTCGCGGCGCAGCGGGCCACCCCGGAGCAGCTCGACGAGCTGCAGACCTACCTCGACCGCCAGCAGGAGTCACTCGACGACCCGGACGCGTTCATCGATGCCGACGTCCGGTTCCACGTCCTCATGGCCCGGGCCGCGGGGAACGACGTGCTCGCGGACCTGCTGCAGAGCCTCCGGTCGATGCTGAGCGTCTGGGTCGGTCGACGGGTGCGCACGCGGCAGGCGACCGAGGCCGCGTACGACGAGCACCGGGCGATCCTCGCTGCCCTGCGCGCCGGGGACGTCGCGGCGACGCAGCGGGCGATGGACGAGCACATGGCCACGGCGAGCGCCCGCATCGAGAACGCCGAGCCCGTCCCGGCGGAGGCCGACGCCAGCTGATCCGGAGCGGAGCGGCGGCGGAGGCGTTGCCGTCCCGGCAACACCGCTTGCGGTCGACGGCGTCGGTCGGCTGGAGTACCCCCGTGCACCTCCACGACGACCCCACGTCCGACACCGACGCCCGCTCCTGGTGGGAGGCCCGGTACG
This is a stretch of genomic DNA from Curtobacterium sp. 458. It encodes these proteins:
- a CDS encoding ribose-5-phosphate isomerase, translated to MPDTEQPAQQFRLVVGSDDAGFEYKETIKRDLEADPRVASVVDVGVDADGHTAYPHVAVDAARMVANGEADRAILVCGTGLGVAISANKVPGIRAVTAHDSFSVERSILSNDAQVLCMGQRVVGVEVARRMAKEWLGYTFDPSSASAEKVQAICAYDGSAPVGTDAP
- a CDS encoding dihydroxyacetone kinase family protein: MTRLYNDPADFADEMVDGFVAANRARVRKVHGGVARATTSPDGTVALVVGGGSGHYPAFGGLVGHGLAAGAAMGNLFASPSAQQVTAVAAAVDHGGGVLLSYGNYAGDVLNFDAAARTLEARGIPVRTVRVTDDVASAPADRAHERRGIAGDLCVFKVAGAAAERGDDLDAVATLAERANDRTRSFGVAFSGCSLPGADEPLFTVPEGRMAIGMGIHGERGIAEADVPSAAGLAELLVDRLLTELPTGVVPDGARVVPILNGLGSVKYEELFVVFGSVVRLLEAAGAVVVEPEVGELVTSFDMAGVSLTLLWLDDELEHLWAAPADSPAYRKGGAVPAEPVSEQELVAGTLAPVTVGSEASRRSAAVVARAIDAVRATVDDHVDELGRIDAVAGDGDHGIGMQRGSTAAAAAARGAVERGAGAGGLLAIAGDAWSDKAGGTSGAIWGAALEALGRVVGDESRPSAATVADAVHAAAEAVLAFGAVVGDKTMVDALVPFDDVLSARVRAGDDLVTAWSAASAAASAAASATADLLPRKGRARTHGEDAVGTPDAGAISFALITAAVLATLTPQKEEQHA
- a CDS encoding triose-phosphate isomerase family protein; translated protein: MTLVGVSLKTYFSHARTLEWTAAVVETARTHPAVRSGAVELFVVPTFPALVPVREVIGDAPVLLGAQDLAWADEGAFTGEVSGAELREIGVDLVEIGHAERRSLFHETDEDVAGKVHAAYRNHLRPLVCVGEPHRASSADAIDEVTAQLDRSLATATADGLAGPLIVAYEPVWAIGAPAPAPDDHIVDVLAGLEAHLASRPELTGSTVIYGGSAGPGLLTRGQGRIGGLFLGRFAHDPAAIATILDEALTLQEQVVRA
- a CDS encoding FadR/GntR family transcriptional regulator, which codes for MPAFSENDPLNIRLELESVPAGSPASEVARQLVSLLTAGDLAPGSRLPSERVLSERLGVGRSAVREALAALEILGIVQIRPGSGTYLRGGTSDLLPTTLSWGLMLASNRTRELLEVRSSLERTAAILAAQRATPEQLDELQTYLDRQQESLDDPDAFIDADVRFHVLMARAAGNDVLADLLQSLRSMLSVWVGRRVRTRQATEAAYDEHRAILAALRAGDVAATQRAMDEHMATASARIENAEPVPAEADAS
- a CDS encoding MFS transporter is translated as MDIPATRGIPTSAVERSAIRKIATRIVPFVALMFFINFLDRTAISFAAPNGLEADLGLTAAQFGFASGVFFIGYLVLEVPSNLALHKFGARVWLARIMITWGIVSLLFTWVQNYPQLVGLRFLLGVAEAGFFPGAILFLSTWVPARHRGKMLALFYLAQPLTSVIGSPLAGWLMTHEGLLGGLEGWRFMFLCVSIPAIIVGLLCLVVLKDKPSQAKWLDEDEKTWLEGALAAENKDKQDGHGAKGGLKAAFGSGRVWMLAGVYFGFIYGLYALSFFLPTIIDGFQQQFGTTFDLFQKGLITAIPYLPAAVVLYFWSRDAFRRGVQVWHIAVPALVGGLSIPVALYMNSPAATVAVIAVTACAIFAALPNFWTMPTRFLSGAAAAAGVALINTLGNLGGFAAPYITGALKDATGGYQLPMFVVGFFMLLSSVLMVVLARRSKGELTGSIRTVESERAETRA